GAAAAAAGTTAGAGCATCAGAAGGCCAGAGACAGTGAGGAGATACGAAACAGTGATGGATATGTGAAAATGAGAGAGATTGGTAAAAGAAAGGAAGTGGAGGTAGAGGTTACAAAAATCTTTACCTCCTGTGATGAAATGTCCATCATGGTTCTGGAGAACCAAGGCAATGCTAGGCCTATGACAGACTCCCAGACTCCATTGAAGGGCAAAGGAAAGCAACAACATAGCCTTCCATACAAGAGAACGGAAGGACTTCAAGAGGAGATCAATTCAAAGGGTGAAATGCTTGAGGGTGGAAGACAAGTCAACTTCCCTGGGTGTCAGGCACAGAAACACAGAAGTCCGGGTGTGTTGGGTGATGTTGCAGGcttcaggagaaaggagaaaAGAGTCCacaaggagaaagacagagaggagaaggacagagTGGGCCAGACATGGCGAGACCAGGGGGGAAATGACAGGGAGCAAtggaatggagagacagagaggggtggagtTGGTAGGAGTAGAAGAGCTAGACAGAGAGGAAACCAGTTGCTGCTTTTTTCTAGGCAAAAGCACACTAACTGGAATGACTCTCATCCATCAGAGAGCAGCTGTGACTGGAGGAGCAGGGAGAAAGAGGTGCCTGAGAAACATGTTGAGAGTAGGATGGATAGGCAGAGAGGTGAGAGGCCTCTGAAGAGGGAGAAGAGCTAAAGGAAAGAAATACATTGATGTGTGTTAAATAAATACTATTTCAGATATCAGAAATTCGATTATAGAAGTTATTGGTAAATCCAGGCACATGATTCAGACAAAATGAAATCTATTAATATTATTCATCACTAAGACAAAGTATGTTATTTTTCCCTTTCTGCAAAGGGTTTGTGGGCGGGAAAACTATTTGATTAATATCCCTCTATTCGCGCTTCAATATCCGGCAAAGTTGAACGGTGACGGTCATTTCCACCTCCGACAGTTTCCGTGTGGGCACAATCAAGACAACCGCTGTAAACAAACTTTCAGTAACGGTTTAATTCCAGAAGAAATACATTTAATCAAAAAGATATGCATATCAAAACAGGTGAGTTTTGGGTACCGGTAGCTATTAGCACATTACTTTGTGACTTTCTAGTTTGCCAACGTTAGTAAAACGTTCTGAAATGAACACTCCCGGTACGGTGTGTTGGAGCCGGGGTGTTATGAAACTTATCTAacgtaatgctagctagctagccaggaaATTGTTTATTGTTCTAATGCATACTTGAAGACTAACGTTATGGCCGTATTATAGTACCTCCTGCTTAGTTATAAGTTACTATTTTAAATAAATTACGTTTCAGGTTAGCTGACGTTGGCTACTGTTAACGTTCCATACACGTTGCTTTTCTGTTTCTTAGcagactagctagctagttagcaagtGGTTGGTTGGCAAGGCAGTTCGATAAGGTTATAACGTTAGTTACCTTGCTTTTTGCTCATGACATACAACTTGCATAACATGGTTGTAAAGTCATTTAAGTGTCATTATAAAATTTGccactggattttttttttctggaTTCAGCTTAATCGGTAGCTAGCTAGGCCAAACGTGGCGTGCATTCTAGCTCTGCGTAGCTAtgtggctagctaacgttagctagccagttaACCTAAGCCCCAACAAAACCTAACAAGTTAAGATGGGTACTCTGATAGTTAGTTAGTTCATAATTTCACCAATAAACCACAACATAAATGTGTAGTTTAAACTGttccattttaaaaaatatatttcttaaATTACTAGGGGATTCTAACGATCTTCCTTTGCCTTATATCTAACTTTAGGTACATGGGAGGCCAACACAGTGTGCGAGTCTGACACCCTGTGTGATCCTGCTGGCCTTGTGTCCTCCACCAACCCAGAGGCTCACATTGGCAACCGCCGCCTATCACCTGGGTCTGGCAactgtggtggaggaggtggaggctgCCCAACTGGGGTTGACCAGCAGCCCTGCCAAGCTTCACCCCAGGCCCTCGAGGGCAACCTGAACGGACCCGCCCATGTACATGCCTTCACTTACCGTAGAGACAGAGATCGTAGAGGCCAGCACAAAGGCCGTGGCCCTCGCAGAGAGGGGCCCAGGGGGGCAGGGCGTGTAGCAGATAGGCCCCCGAAGCAGAgccagaaggagaggtgggtggaGGACAGCCTGTCTCTACTCAAGCACCCACCTGCTTTTCCAGTGCAGGACAGCCCTGCCAAGCTGCAGCCAACCATCAGCTATGCCTCGAAAGTGAAGTCAGGGGCAGTGGGTGGAGTGCTGGAGGAGGAGGGCCGCCCAGCCATCGGTGTCCTGCTGCAGAACCAGTGGGGACTTAGTTTCATCAGTGAGGTCCTCCAAGCCACAGAGGGTTCAGTTCCCTCTCCCGCCCCCATAGCAGCACCTCAGCTCACATTTGGAGGTGAAACCGCGAACCCAACACAAGAGAGGCATCACACAGTCCAGGCCAGTGGTGAAATCCCAGTTCCTGTCACTACCTCAATCTCCATTGACCAGTACAGAGAAGAGGAAGCAAAGATCAATGGGAAGCTGCTTCTCACCTGTCACCATCTAAAGGAGGCTCTGCACTATCACACAATAGGTAAGGGCTGATGTGGTTAAGACTTCAATAATACAttaatgtattctaaatgttaTTTTTCTGTGGCATCTGTCATAAAGTTGTATGGATCATATTATGAATCCTAACTATACCTTGTTCATTTTTAGAATGGAATGTCACCTGCAACAAACAGAAAGAAGGTGAGATGTTCATCAGGAAGGTCCATTATTAGAATTTGGACCGGATTCTCCATTCTCCACGCTGGGCATTAGAATCTCTGAAGCAGGGCTCATAATTTTAAAGGATTTTAAGATGTTTTCAGACCTCTAAAGTAGTCTAATGTCAAGAGAAAATCACATCCTACAACATCAGTGGTGTAAATTCAGTTTAGCTATATGCCTCCACCCCAAATTAATAGAAAATGCAGTCACCCAATAAAACCAGGAAATGAGACGGTGCTCATCTTTTCCATTCATTTGGAGTTGTGGCGTATAGCTGGATACACACAACCACTGTCGTGGGACATGGTTTCATCTTGACATTACTTTCGAGGTtggggaaaaaacggacaaacgTTACTTAAATGAAATGGTCTCTTTAATGGTTCGATTTGTTAAACGTTGATATATTTTATTATCCCACCATAAAATGTAAAAACACCCAATAATACAAGACGGTTTAAATACAGATGGAACGATGAGACTGATATATAAATGTGAAGGATCCACTTGGACTATTGACTCATTTGTTCCAATTTGAAACAACGGGCTGTGGtctcttggtttagttataaaaatctttgGTTTAAACGCGTAGAAGAATAAGTGCAGTGAAGAACAATCTCTGTCTTTGCGAGGGCACAGTCATTGAATTTCACATTGTCTCAATTCCAACTGATTCCCAGTTGCTCttcgggggggggggtcatattttttaaatcaattgcCATCTCCATTTTTcttaatgtttattttttaaggaAGTTGTCTTGGCATCACTGGATGAATTTGGATGTTTCTCTGTCGAGACCTTCAGGTGAGGCTTGATATGATTTTAAGGAATCCCACCAGCGGAGTGTCGTCCGCATATTTAAAGAAGGCTGGGCCAGAGGCTTGGCAATTGTACGCAACCTTACAGGGCTCCTTTGTTAACCTTTCTAGATGAAGAGATGGCAGGGTTAAATCTCACCTGACTACAGTTTACCAGCTTCTCAATAAGTGGATGGTGTTGAAAGCGCTACTGAACACAATTTTCACTAGGCTAGTGACAATTGTTTGTGGTTATTCAGCATGACCAGTAGGCAAATTGTATTGGATCTGGGGGAGATCCTACTAGTGACATAATTTAAACTTGCTGTATCTTGTCTGCAAAAACATTTGTATCATGCACCCTAATGGTTCTAAAGAAGGATACAacttgagatttttttttaatttttttaatctaGTGTGTTTCCCTTTTCAGAAGTCCTTGCTGCAGCCCCCAAGGGCTAGATTGTATGAGAGGTTTGACAATGCTGCCTGTCACTAAATGCTGTCTTA
Above is a genomic segment from Oncorhynchus clarkii lewisi isolate Uvic-CL-2024 chromosome 33, UVic_Ocla_1.0, whole genome shotgun sequence containing:
- the LOC139392579 gene encoding uncharacterized protein, with translation MHIKTGTWEANTVCESDTLCDPAGLVSSTNPEAHIGNRRLSPGSGNCGGGGGGCPTGVDQQPCQASPQALEGNLNGPAHVHAFTYRRDRDRRGQHKGRGPRREGPRGAGRVADRPPKQSQKERWVEDSLSLLKHPPAFPVQDSPAKLQPTISYASKVKSGAVGGVLEEEGRPAIGVLLQNQWGLSFISEVLQATEGSVPSPAPIAAPQLTFGGETANPTQERHHTVQASGEIPVPVTTSISIDQYREEEAKINGKLLLTCHHLKEALHYHTIEWNVTCNKQKEDPNKVVWYKNSLDQPA